In Garra rufa chromosome 15, GarRuf1.0, whole genome shotgun sequence, a single genomic region encodes these proteins:
- the bcar3 gene encoding breast cancer anti-estrogen resistance protein 3 isoform X4, whose product MSATETREMSERCNILRTITAALCCFYQKSSVIGAKFSRDKYIMDGPPEKLRRELEEELKLSSEEPRSHAWYHGAIPRQVAENLVQRDGDFLIRDSLSSPGNYVLTCQWKNTPQHFKINKRVVAMNEAYSRVQYLFEKEGFDSVPALVRYYVGNREPVSEIVGAIIFQPINRALPLRCLEEKYGVGSIRVEAGYSERKSLTSKRLSLNIMNGHTQDHTLSRGNLLSNKDKCGSQPACLNHVQERRRPLKTHQSESFLPIGGRPQAPVQHMEHQPCPKSPVFRTGSEPALSPTVPRRMAFDSQPGEAIRGSDSQLCPKPPPKPSKVPSIRVSRTPGLKTLSPPVPPVKPHKQRPSSQQQQQQSGSPSSPELSYCELSPCSPADWEKMNSSQANGYVERLKTEEELRSDISAKLDRSSYHNAIEALDNDSEEDNEEDVGKEQDCKKGFQKPVFETESAFKPCDINFRLLPVENKPLEMTVLKKAKELLVSQDPKTIAKHILQADCQVARILNVSEEVKGQMGVTSGLELVTLPHGRQLRQDLMERHNTMAIGVAVDILGCTGSLEERAATLNRIILVALELKDSMGDLYAFSSIMKALDMPQITRLDHTWTSLRRKYTQTAIIYEKSLKPFYKGLYEGSAEIPLSNASVPLLMPLLTLMERPAVIFEGMDVWENNDQGCEIMFRHLEGARAIARNADTYTCNAQRILQDFQPNDDMLEILRTDFQLRLLWGSRGAAVDQTERYDKFKLILTALSRKLEPAVKHTEL is encoded by the exons ATGAGTGCCACAGAAACTAGAGAGATGTCGGAGAGATGCAATATTTTAAGGACCATCACAGCAGCTTTGTGCTGTTTCTATCAGAAGAGCTCCGTTATTGGAGCCAAG TTTTCGCGGGACAAGTACATCATGGATGGACCACCGGAGAAGCTTCGGAGGGAACTAGAAGAAGAACTGAAACTGAGCAGTGAGGAACCACGGAGCCATGCCTGGTATCATGGAGCCATCCCTAGACAG GTGGCTGAAAACCTGGTTCAAAGAGATGGAGACTTTCTGATCCGAGACTCGCTGTCCAGCCCGGGAAACTACGTTCTGACCTGTCAGTGGAAGAACACCCCTCAACACTTCAAAATCAACAAACGGGTCGTAGCCATGAACGAGGCCTACTCACGTGTTCAGTACCTGTTTGAGAAGGAGGGATTTGACAGCGTCCCAGCGTTGGTGCGATACTACGTGGGCAACCGTGAGCCAGTATCTGAGATTGTCGGAGCAATTATCTTTCAGCCAATCAACAGAGCTCTGCCACTGAGATGCCTGGAGGAGAAATACGGAGTTGGATCGATACGCGTGGAGGCGGGATACTCAGAGAGAAAGAGTCTGACTTCCAAACGGCTGAGTTTAAATATCATGAACGGACACACCCAGGATCACACCCTCAGCCGTGGGAACCTCCTCAG CAACAAAGATAAGTGTGGAAGTCAACCGGCATGTCTAAACCACGTTCAGGAGAGGAGACGGCCACTGAAGACCCATCAGTCGGAGAGCTTTCTCCCTATCG GCGGTAGGCCCCAGGCCCCGGTTCAGCATATGGAGCACCAGCCGTGCCCCAAATCCCCAGTTTTCCGCACAGGAAGTGAGCCAGCTCTGAGCCCCACAGTGCCACGTAGAATGGCCTTTGACTCCCAACCTGGGGAGGCGATTCGTGGATCTGACAGCCAGCTGTGTCCCAAACCACCTCCTAAACCCAGCAAGGTTCCCTCTATAAGAGTATCACGCACCCCAGGCCTGAAGACCCTCTCCCCACCAGTTCCGCCAGTAAAGCCCCACAAACAGCGACCTTCATCccagcaacaacagcagcagtCAGGCAGCCCATCAAGTCCAGAACTAAGCTACTGTGAACTGAGTCCATGCAGCCCTGCTGATTGGGAAAAGATGAATAGCTCACAAGCTAATGGTTATGTCGAGAGACTAAAGACTGAGGAGGAGTTAAGAAGTGATATTAGCGCTAAACTTGACCGTAGCTCCTACCATAATGCCATTGAGGCTCTAGACAACGACAGTGAGGAAGACAACGAGGAGGATGTGGGTAAAGAACAGGACTGTAAGAAAGGTTTCCAAAAACCTGTGTTTGAAACCGAATCAGCGTTCAAACCATGTGACATTAACTTCCGGCTTCTACCAGTGGAGAATAAGCCATTGGAGATGACAGTGCTGAAGAAAGCCAAAGAGCTGCTCGTCAGTCAGGATCCAAAGACCATCGCCAAACACATCCTGCAAGCAGACTGTCAG GTTGCCAGGATACTCAATGTTTCAGAGGAGGTAAAAGGTCAAATGGGTGTGACCTCTGGGCTGGAACTGGTGACCCTTCCTCATGGGAGACAGCTGCGGCAGGACCTCATGGAAAG GCATAACACTATGGCGATTGGAGTTGCTGTGGATATCCTAGGGTGCACAGGAAGTCTGGAGGAGAGAGCGGCCACCCTAAACCGAATCATTCTGGTCGCCCTGGAGCTCAAAGACTCCATGGGAGATCTTTACGCCTTTTCTTCCATAATGAAAGCACTGGATATGCCTCAG ATTACCAGACTGGATCATACGTGGACCAGCCTGCGAAGGAAATACACTCAGACTGCTATTATTTATGAGAAATCTTTGAAACCATTCTACAAAGGACTCTATGAAGGAAGTG CTGAAATACCACTGAGCAATGCTAGTGTTCCGCTGCTAATGCCGCTGCTCACTTTGATGGAGAGGCCTGCGGTCATCTTTGAGGGTATGGACGTCTGGGAGAACAACGACCAAGGCTGTGAAATCATGTTCCGGCACCTGGAAGGCGCTCGTGCTATTGCACGTAATGCGGACACGTACACCTGCAATGCACAGCGGATCCTCCAAG ATTTCCAACCTAATGATGACATGTTGGAGATCTTGAGGACTGATTTCCAGTTGCGTCTGCTCTGGGGCAGCAGAGGGGCGGCCGTGGACCAGACAGAGCGATACGACAAATTCAAACTCATCCTTACAGCCCTCTCCAGAAAACTGGAGCCTGCAGTCAAACACACAGAACTCTGA